The Candidatus Rubrimentiphilum sp. genome includes a window with the following:
- a CDS encoding HAMP domain-containing sensor histidine kinase — protein MVSAINSLSDNTQLPLLVLRLPELEQVAWREGKRAARRIERRAALAFRAAASRVLRAGDRCLHESGRDVFAIVVAAPSRGATRPAAANCRAILGRIASEMAEQTGLEVETGWALIAPSAKVPFRQEIQSALARGARERERYEFFAAIGHELRTPLASIRGYLETLIDGELDSPTSARFLQTAQREAVRMGRMIDGMFEFSLLDLSAADFGTRGCDAAEQIALAAEIVAPLAGSRGMTVRLDAPGPAPASIDSDACLQLVINLLENATKYGNDDGTIGITLRSDKEYVRITVDDDGPGVSAPERGAVFALRVRGKASGARHGAGIGLAIVKLIAERAGGSAAVSDSPLGGARFEVLLPAKAEFFTGPS, from the coding sequence ATGGTTTCGGCTATAAATTCGCTCTCCGATAACACGCAGCTGCCGCTGCTGGTCTTGCGTCTGCCCGAATTGGAGCAGGTCGCATGGCGCGAGGGCAAACGCGCCGCCCGCCGCATCGAGCGGCGCGCCGCGCTCGCGTTTCGCGCGGCAGCGTCACGCGTTTTGCGGGCGGGCGACCGGTGTTTGCACGAATCCGGCCGCGACGTCTTTGCGATTGTGGTCGCCGCGCCGTCTCGCGGCGCGACCCGTCCGGCAGCGGCAAACTGCCGCGCGATCCTCGGACGCATCGCATCCGAAATGGCGGAGCAGACGGGCTTGGAGGTTGAAACCGGCTGGGCGCTGATCGCGCCTTCGGCCAAGGTGCCGTTTCGGCAGGAGATACAGAGCGCGCTCGCGCGAGGTGCGCGCGAGCGTGAGCGGTACGAATTCTTCGCCGCAATCGGGCACGAGCTGCGAACGCCGCTCGCGTCGATCCGCGGGTACCTCGAAACCCTCATCGACGGCGAGCTGGACTCGCCGACTTCGGCGCGTTTCTTGCAGACGGCTCAACGCGAAGCCGTGCGCATGGGCCGCATGATCGACGGAATGTTTGAATTCTCGCTGCTCGATCTTTCGGCCGCCGACTTTGGAACGCGCGGCTGCGACGCCGCCGAACAGATCGCGCTGGCGGCCGAGATCGTCGCTCCGCTCGCCGGGTCTCGCGGCATGACCGTCAGGCTCGACGCGCCCGGACCGGCGCCCGCGTCCATCGATTCCGACGCCTGTTTGCAACTGGTGATCAACTTGCTCGAAAATGCTACGAAGTACGGAAACGATGACGGCACGATCGGCATTACACTGCGCTCCGATAAGGAATACGTCAGAATTACGGTGGACGACGACGGGCCCGGGGTGAGTGCGCCTGAGCGCGGAGCCGTCTTTGCGCTGCGCGTGCGCGGCAAAGCGAGTGGCGCCCGGCATGGCGCGGGGATCGGCCTTGCAATCGTCAAGCTCATCGCCGAGCGGGCTGGTGGGAGCGCCGCCGTCAGCGACTCGCCGCTGGGCGGAGCTCGGTTCGAAGTGCTCCTGCCTGCCAAGGCGGAGTTTTTCACAGGGCCGTCGTAG